GCGGGGGGCAGGGGCCAAGGTCGACGGCGATGGAGTCGCGGTACCAGGAAGCCGGACGTCGATCGAGGCTGGAAGGGGGGGTCGCCGATGCGGTCATGCGCAGTGCGCTCGTTGTTGTGGGATGGAGGGCCGTGCGGCCCTGCTCTCGGAACAGTTTGACATCAGCCGCCGCGAGATTGTCAAGTATTCAATAACAACGCTACGCCTGGCAGCCGGGCAAAAATCACCGAAAGTCCACCATCCTGGCCGCCAGATCCCATCCGCGACGCCTCAGGCGTCAAGAAATGACGACCAGAGCCCGCCAGGCCTCAGCCGCCACAGACCGGGCAGGCGGGATCCCGGGGCACCTTGAAGTGGCGCCACTGGCCGGTGAGGCCGTCGAAGGTGGAGAGCCCGCGATGGGGCGTGCCGGCCCCGCTGAGCAGCTTGATCGCCTCCAGCGCCTGGAAGCTGCCGATCAGCCCCACCAGGGGGGCCACCACGCCGCTCTCGGCGCAGGAGAGCGCCTCGTCCCCGCGATCGTCCGGGGGGTAGAGGCAGGCGTAGCAGGGGCCGTCGGGATCGCGGGGGTCGAACACCGCCAGCTGCCCCGAGAAGCGGATCGCCGCCCCGGAGACCAGCGGCACGCCGGCCGCGCGGCAGGCGGCATTGATGGCGTAGCGGCTGGAGAAGCGATCGGTGCAGTCGAGCACCACGTCGGCGTCGGCCACCGCCGCGGCCATGGCCTCGCCCTCCAGATGAGCGGTCAATGTCTCGATCGTACAGCCGGGGTTCAGGGCCCGCGCCGAGTCCCGGGCGGACTCGGCCTTGTTGCGGCCCAGGTCCGCCTCGCCGTGGGCGATCTGGCGCTGCAGGTTGGAGAGCTCCACCGCATCGGCATCGGCCAGCGTCAGCCGCCCTACCCCGGCGGCGGCCAGGTAGAGGGCCACCGGGGAGCCGAGCCCGCCGGCGCCCACCACCAGGGCCCGGCCGGCCAGCAGCCGCTCCTGCCCCTCGATGTCGATCTGGGCCAGCATGATCTGGCGGCTGTAGCGCAGCAGGTCGGCGTCGTGCATGGTCACTTGTCCTCGAACTCCTCGATGTCGGGCACATGGAGGGAGAACTCCTCCTTCACCTCCTCCATCACCACATAGCTCTTGGACTCCTTGACCCCCGGCAGGGTCAGTACCACGTCGCCGAGCAGCTGCCGGTAGGCGGCCATCTCGGGGATGCGGCACTTCAGGATATAGTCGAACTGCCCGGAGACCAGGTGGCACTCCTGGATCTGCGGCAGCTTGGCCACGGCGCGACGGAACTCGTCGAACACCGCCGGCGACTGGGTCTCCAGGCTGATCTCCACGAACACCAGCAGGTTGGCCTTGAGCGCCCGGGGGTCGAGCACCGCCTTGTAGCCGCGGATTACGCCCGCGCGCTCCAGGCGCTTGACCCGTTCGAGACAGGGCGTGGTGGAGAGCCCCACCTGGGCGGCGAGGTCGACGTAGGAGATGCGGGCGTTCTCCTGCAGGCAGCGCAGGATCTTGAGGTCGATGCGGTCGAGGGCGCGGGACTTGGCTTTCATGGGCGTGGCGGCTGCTCGGTCTCGGGAGTGGCAGAACGTGCCGGCGCGACAGTCGATCGGACTGAAAACCACCGCCAGGAGAGCGGCATCGTGGTCTTCAGGCATGAAATCACGGCGGCTTTAGGTGTTATTTTCTGATCAAGATGTACCACACCCCCGCCGATCACCGCCAGTTGAACCCTCAACGCCCTGGCCAGCGCCCCAGGCTGACCCGCTCGAGGCCGGCCAGGTCGCAGCGGGTCGCCACCTCGGCATAGCCGGCACTGATCAGGGCCTGGCGCACCGCCCCGCCCTGCTCGGCGCCGTGCTCGAGCATCAGCCAGCCCGCCACGGCCAGGTGCTCCCGGGCCGTGCGCACCAGGTGATGGAGGTCGGCCAGGCCGCCGTCGCCGGCCACGAGGGCGCTTGCCGGTTCGAAGCGCACGTCACCGCGGGCCAGGTGCGGGTCGTCGTCGGCCAGATAGGGGGGATTGGAGACGATCAGCTCGAAGCGCTCGGCGGCCTCGCCCTCGGCGGCTTCCAGCGCGGAGAACCAGTCACTCTGGCGAAACACGGCGTTGGCGATGGCGAGCCGCTCGGCGTTGCGGCGGGCGAGCGCCACCGCCTCGGGACGCAGATCCACCCCCAGCACCCGCCAGCCCGGCCGCTCGCTGGCGAAGGCGAGCGCGATGGCGCCGGTGCCGGTGCCGAGATCCAGCAGGCGCCCGCCGGCCGCGCCCGCCTTCTCCAGGGCGGCCTCGACCAGGGTCTCGGTATCGGGGCGCGGGATCAGGGTGCTCGGCTCGGTGGCCAGGCGCAACCCCCAGAACTCCCGTTCGCCGGTGAGGTAGGCCACCGGCTCCCCCGCCTCGCGGCGCGCCAGCAGGGCGGCGAAGCGCTCGGCCGTGGCGGGGTCTGCCTCGCGATCCCCCCAGGTGTAGAGCCAGGTGCGATCGACCTCGAGCAGGTGGCAGAGCAGCACCTCGGCGTCGAGGCGCGGGGTGGGCGAGCCGGCCGCCGCCAGGCGCGCCGCCGACGCCACCAGCAGGGCATCGAGGCGCATCAGCTCTCCTGCTGCAGGGCGGCGAGCTGCTCCGCCTGGTACTCGTGGATCAGCGGCTCGATCACCTCGTCGAGCTGCTCGCCGCCGATCACCTCGGCCAGCTTGTAGAGGGTCAGGTTGATGCGGTGGTCGGTGACCCGCCCCTGGGGGAAGTTGTAGGTGCGGATGCGCTCGCTGCGATCGCCGGAGCCCACCAGGCTCTTGCGCTCGTCGGCCTGGGCCTGGCGGCGCGACTCAACGGCGCTCTGCTTGAGGCGCGCGGCGAGCAGCGACATCGCCTTGGCGCGGTTCTTGTGCTGGCTGCGCTCCTCCTGGCACTCCACCACCACGCCGCTGGGCAGGTGGGTGATGCGTATCGCGGAGTCGGTGGTGTTGACGTGCTGGCCGCCGGCGCCGCTGGAGCGGAAGGTGTCGACCCGCAGGTCGGCGGGGTTGATGTCGATATCGCCCACCGCATCGGCCTCGGGCATCACCGCCACGGTGCAGGCGGAGGTATGGATGCGCCCCTGGGACTCGGTGGCCGGGACCCGCTGCACCCGGTGGGCGCCGGACTCGAACTTGAGCCGCGCGTAGACCCCCTCGCCCTTGATGCGCGAGATGATCTCCTTGTAGCCGCCCTGCTCGCC
The Halomonas alkalicola DNA segment above includes these coding regions:
- a CDS encoding HesA/MoeB/ThiF family protein; this translates as MHDADLLRYSRQIMLAQIDIEGQERLLAGRALVVGAGGLGSPVALYLAAAGVGRLTLADADAVELSNLQRQIAHGEADLGRNKAESARDSARALNPGCTIETLTAHLEGEAMAAAVADADVVLDCTDRFSSRYAINAACRAAGVPLVSGAAIRFSGQLAVFDPRDPDGPCYACLYPPDDRGDEALSCAESGVVAPLVGLIGSFQALEAIKLLSGAGTPHRGLSTFDGLTGQWRHFKVPRDPACPVCGG
- a CDS encoding Lrp/AsnC ligand binding domain-containing protein, with the translated sequence MKAKSRALDRIDLKILRCLQENARISYVDLAAQVGLSTTPCLERVKRLERAGVIRGYKAVLDPRALKANLLVFVEISLETQSPAVFDEFRRAVAKLPQIQECHLVSGQFDYILKCRIPEMAAYRQLLGDVVLTLPGVKESKSYVVMEEVKEEFSLHVPDIEEFEDK
- the prmC gene encoding peptide chain release factor N(5)-glutamine methyltransferase codes for the protein MRLDALLVASAARLAAAGSPTPRLDAEVLLCHLLEVDRTWLYTWGDREADPATAERFAALLARREAGEPVAYLTGEREFWGLRLATEPSTLIPRPDTETLVEAALEKAGAAGGRLLDLGTGTGAIALAFASERPGWRVLGVDLRPEAVALARRNAERLAIANAVFRQSDWFSALEAAEGEAAERFELIVSNPPYLADDDPHLARGDVRFEPASALVAGDGGLADLHHLVRTAREHLAVAGWLMLEHGAEQGGAVRQALISAGYAEVATRCDLAGLERVSLGRWPGR
- the prfA gene encoding peptide chain release factor 1 translates to MKASLRQRLDAFGERFEELAALLAEPEVIGDQPRFRDYSREYAELEPLVEAWREFRGVEGDIADAEQLAGDSDPEMRELAELELAEGRDRLAAMEVRLKQLLVPKDPDDGRSVFLEVRAGTGGDEAALFAGDLFRMYSRYAEQHGWKVEVVSASHGEQGGYKEIISRIKGEGVYARLKFESGAHRVQRVPATESQGRIHTSACTVAVMPEADAVGDIDINPADLRVDTFRSSGAGGQHVNTTDSAIRITHLPSGVVVECQEERSQHKNRAKAMSLLAARLKQSAVESRRQAQADERKSLVGSGDRSERIRTYNFPQGRVTDHRINLTLYKLAEVIGGEQLDEVIEPLIHEYQAEQLAALQQES